From the Megalops cyprinoides isolate fMegCyp1 chromosome 21, fMegCyp1.pri, whole genome shotgun sequence genome, one window contains:
- the LOC118796381 gene encoding protein rapunzel-like has translation MADAEKIKQTAAKVLGCVEKVSSFASSIDPLFGIVSTMVGVARKGLVGEEAHALDKDFREIHSKLESISEKNRQTLRQIRIDEVNETFGKYEEYIKHQYSAFNTMVEQVKKDPVGARRHMEEFERIYERDKSDLSLDVYYRGVMGSGALFGRPLLKVYLEHCEGNRKVMEHRCSHLAHLFHIGLIALMAYTAVTEDDEDEVREKWAQRVADIQDKIQEALSQCKESGVAESE, from the coding sequence ATGGCTGATGCGGAGAAGATAAAGCAAACTGCAGCCAAGGTGCTGGGCTGCGTGGAGAAGGTCTCCTCCTTCGCCTCCTCCATCGACCCCCTCTTCGGCATCGTCAGCACCATGGTGGGAGTGGCGCGCAAGGGCCTGGTGGGCGAGGAGGCCCACGCCCTGGACAAGGACTTCCGCGAGATCCACAGCAAGCTGGAGAGCATCTCGGAGAAGAACCGGCAGACCCTGCGGCAGATCCGCATCGACGAGGTCAACGAGACCTTCGGCAAGTACGAGGAGTACATCAAGCACCAGTACAGCGCCTTCAACACCATGGTGGAGCAGGTGAAGAAGGACCCCGTGGGCGCTCGCCGCCACATGGAGGAATTTGAGAGGATCTACGAGCGGGACAAGTCCGACCTCAGCTTGGACGTCTACTACCGGGGAGTGATGGGTTCCGGGGCCCTCTTCGGCAGACCCTTGCTGAAGGTCTACCTGGAGCATTGCGAGGGCAACCGCAAGGTGATGGAGCACAGGTGCTCCCATCTGGCCCACCTTTTCCACATCGGCCTGATCGCCCTCATGGCCTACACTGCCGTCACTGAGGATGATGAGGACGAGGTCAGGGAGAAGTGGGCCCAGAGGGTGGCGGACATCCAGGACAAAATACAGGAGGCTTTGAGTCAGTGCAAAGAGAGCGGGGTGGCTGAATCGGAGTAG
- the LOC118796364 gene encoding protein rapunzel-like yields the protein MNRIEEWVLQNKIMIEKGVEIIEQGCEALSATVGKLHPILEAVFVASAEILHNPERKETQYLSQQLQSLTQKLVDIQEEVGSITQEIQRISMNKQNFDYEAQVISQYEKFCDFLDAKPEFRERKMERFLCHFESTGGDLNMDALYNAVTSTTREPMLDTVMATEQRSRRAVEKFCAQLKRLFVVGIIAVMGYASLKMGAVGREMVEKWQKRMEDIEGCMKAAVDDCVQNFATQAEMDIERQVLEKQGSIDVQFAEPLLDFLSKKYDWVSWSVRVFNHNGMFLWNWLAGKDYYGRGGSNNFFDILTKSNVRVVISFSVEPKPINKSQIQEQIQRQQLKGKMTDVAQSLSTSIPNCAVYTISRYKEVAESNNFQENCYYYEKYKRAYLCIHSK from the coding sequence ATGAACCGCATCGAGGAATGGGTGCTGCAGAACAAAATCATGATTGAAAAGGGGGTGGAAATAATAGAGCAGGGGTGCGAGGCACTGTCTGCCACTGTGGGGAAGCTTCATCCCATCCTAGAAGCCGTGTTTGTGGCCTCAGCCGAGATCCTCCACAACCCGGAGAGAAAAGAGACCCAGTACCTGTCACAGCAGCTCCAGAGCCTCACCCAGAAGCTGGTGGACATCCAGGAGGAGGTGGGCAGCATCACCCAAGAGATTCAGCGCATCTCCATGAACAAGCAGAACTTCGATTACGAGGCACAGGTGATTAGCCAGTACGAGAAGTTCTGTGACTTCCTCGATGCCAAGCCCGAgttcagagagaggaagatggagaggtTCCTGTGCCATTTTGAGAGCACAGGCGGTGACCTGAACATGGACGCCCTGTATAACGCTGTCACCAGCACCACCCGGGAGCCCATGCTGGACACAGTGATGGCTACTGAGCAGAGGAGCCGGAGAGCCGTGGAGAAGTTCTGTGCCCAGCTGAAGAGGCTCTTTGTGGTGGGCATCATCGCTGTCATGGGCTATGCCTCTCTGAAGATGGGGGCAGTGGGGCGGGAGATGGTGGAGAAGTGGCAGAAGAGGATGGAAGATATAGAGGGGTGCATGAAAGCTGCTGTGGATGACTGCGTCCAGAACTTTGCCACCCAGGCCGAGATGGACATTGAGCGTCAGGTTCTAGAGAAGCAGGGCAGCATCGACGTTCAGTTCGCCGAGCCGCTGCTGGATTTCCTGTCTAAGAAGTATGACTGGGTTTCCTGGTCTGTCAGGGTCTTCAACCACAACGGGATGTTTCTGTGGAACTGGCTGGCTGGGAAGGACTACTATGGCAGGGGCGGCAGCAACAATTTCTTCGACATCCTGACCAAAAGCAATGTCAGGGTGGTGATCTCCTTCAGTGTGGAGCCAAAGCCCATCAACAAGAGTCAGATTCAGGAGCAAATCCAGAGACAACAGCTTAAAGGGAAGATGACAGATGTGGCCCAGTCACTCAGCACCAGCATACCGAACTGTGCCGTGTACACAATCAGCCGCTACAAGGAGGTGGCGGAGTCCAACAACTTTCAGGAGAACTGCTACTACTATGAGAAATACAAGAGAGCATACCTGTGCATTCACTCTAAATAG